A genomic window from Pantoea alhagi includes:
- the fliO gene encoding flagellar biosynthetic protein FliO — MSNSTQQATTQQAPQPAFSTGSALTQVSSVLAGIVLLILVFAWLARRLGFTPKRLGGPQALKISASVQVGQRERVVIVEVEDARLVLGVTAQQITHLHTLPPKDPEQQDAPPAQAAPDFRQLLQTLVKRPGKPQ; from the coding sequence ATGAGCAACAGCACCCAGCAGGCAACGACTCAGCAAGCACCACAGCCCGCCTTTTCGACCGGCTCGGCATTAACGCAGGTCAGTAGCGTACTGGCAGGGATCGTCTTACTGATCCTCGTCTTCGCCTGGCTGGCCCGGCGTCTTGGCTTTACGCCGAAACGCCTTGGCGGCCCGCAGGCGCTGAAAATCAGCGCCAGCGTACAGGTTGGTCAGCGCGAGCGCGTGGTGATTGTCGAAGTAGAAGATGCCCGCCTGGTGTTGGGCGTGACGGCGCAGCAGATTACTCATCTGCATACGCTGCCGCCTAAAGATCCCGAACAACAGGATGCGCCGCCCGCCCAGGCGGCACCTGACTTCCGTCAGCTTTTACAGACGTTAGTGAAACGTCCCGGAAAACC
- the fliN gene encoding flagellar motor switch protein FliN, protein MSDSKNTSDDSISADDLWAEAMSEQASTDSASSSTESVFKSLDSKDVGGSLQDIDLIMDIPVKLTVELGRTKMTIKELLRLAQGSVVALEGLAGEPLDILINGYLIAQGEVVVVNDKYGVRITDIITPSERMRRLSR, encoded by the coding sequence ATGAGTGACAGCAAAAACACGTCCGATGACAGCATTTCTGCGGACGATCTGTGGGCAGAGGCCATGAGTGAACAAGCCTCGACCGACAGCGCGTCGTCATCCACCGAGAGCGTGTTCAAATCACTGGACAGTAAAGATGTCGGCGGTTCGCTGCAGGATATCGATCTGATCATGGATATTCCGGTCAAACTTACCGTTGAACTGGGCCGCACCAAAATGACGATCAAAGAGCTGCTGCGTCTGGCGCAGGGTTCCGTGGTCGCGCTGGAAGGTCTTGCCGGTGAGCCGCTGGATATTCTGATTAACGGTTACCTGATTGCACAGGGTGAAGTTGTGGTCGTGAACGATAAGTATGGTGTCCGTATCACTGACATCATCACCCCGTCTGAACGCATGCGCCGCCTGAGCCGCTAA
- the fliM gene encoding flagellar motor switch protein FliM, which translates to MGDSILSQAEIDALLNGDSESAEDDKNKSIGDDNIRPYDPNTQRRVVRERMQALEIINERFARQFRMGLFNLLRRSPDISVGAIKIQPYHEFARNLPVPTNLNLIHLKPLRGTALFVFSPSLVFIAVDNLFGGDGRFPTKVEGREFTHTEQRVIRRMLKLALEGYSDAWKAIYPLDVEYVRSEMQVKFTNITTSPNDIVVTTPFQVEIGNLVGEFNICIPFSMIEPLRELLVNPPLENSRQEDRNWRDTLVKQVQHSELELIANFADVSLRLSRILQLKPGDVLPIEKPDRIIAHVDGVPVLTSQYGTLNGQYALRVEHLINPILNSLNEEQPDE; encoded by the coding sequence ATGGGCGATAGCATTCTTTCACAGGCTGAGATTGACGCGCTTCTCAATGGCGACAGTGAAAGCGCGGAAGATGATAAGAATAAGAGTATCGGCGATGACAATATTCGCCCGTACGATCCTAATACCCAGCGTCGCGTGGTGCGCGAGCGCATGCAGGCGCTGGAGATTATCAACGAGCGTTTTGCGCGCCAGTTCCGTATGGGACTGTTTAACCTGTTGCGTCGTAGTCCGGATATCAGTGTTGGGGCGATTAAAATTCAGCCGTACCATGAATTTGCCCGTAACCTGCCGGTGCCGACCAACCTGAACCTGATCCACCTGAAGCCGCTGCGCGGCACAGCGCTGTTCGTTTTCTCGCCCAGCCTGGTATTCATTGCGGTGGATAACCTTTTTGGTGGCGATGGGCGCTTCCCGACTAAAGTTGAAGGACGCGAATTTACCCATACGGAACAGCGCGTGATCCGCCGCATGCTGAAGCTGGCGCTGGAAGGCTACAGTGATGCATGGAAAGCAATCTATCCGCTGGATGTTGAATATGTGCGTTCGGAGATGCAGGTAAAATTTACCAACATCACTACGTCACCGAACGACATTGTTGTGACCACGCCGTTTCAGGTGGAGATCGGCAACCTAGTAGGGGAATTCAATATCTGTATCCCCTTCAGCATGATCGAGCCGCTGCGTGAACTGCTGGTTAACCCGCCGCTGGAAAACTCGCGGCAGGAAGACAGAAACTGGCGCGATACGCTGGTGAAGCAGGTGCAGCATTCCGAGCTGGAGCTGATTGCAAATTTTGCCGACGTCTCTCTGCGTTTGTCGCGCATCCTGCAGCTGAAGCCCGGTGATGTACTACCGATTGAAAAACCGGATCGCATTATCGCGCATGTTGATGGCGTGCCGGTGCTAACCAGCCAGTATGGCACCCTGAATGGACAATACGCGCTGCGTGTAGAACACTTGATTAATCCGATATTGAATTCGCTGAATGAGGAACAGCCCGATGAGTGA
- the fliL gene encoding flagellar basal body-associated protein FliL, which produces MSDNAKAKGRKRSILIPVLLVVTLAACSVAGYVVWRTMNKTDGHQAAAKVEPPAAPVFYALDTFTVNLVNADNDPDRVLYVGFTLRLPDEETRLRMNDYLPEVRSRLLLLLSRQDSLKLASEQGKQELVEQIKQSLAPPLVKGQPPQVVNDVLFTAFILR; this is translated from the coding sequence ATGTCTGATAACGCGAAAGCTAAAGGCCGCAAACGTTCCATCCTGATTCCGGTGTTACTGGTTGTAACGCTGGCCGCTTGCAGCGTGGCAGGCTATGTAGTGTGGCGAACAATGAATAAAACCGACGGACATCAGGCTGCCGCGAAAGTGGAACCGCCTGCCGCCCCGGTCTTTTATGCTCTTGATACATTTACGGTTAACCTGGTCAATGCGGATAACGATCCCGATCGCGTGCTGTACGTAGGCTTTACCCTGCGTCTGCCGGATGAGGAAACGCGTCTTCGCATGAACGACTATCTGCCTGAAGTTCGTAGCCGGTTGCTGCTGCTGCTCTCACGCCAGGATTCATTGAAGCTGGCATCGGAACAGGGTAAGCAGGAACTGGTAGAACAGATCAAGCAGTCGCTGGCACCGCCGCTGGTTAAAGGTCAACCTCCGCAGGTCGTAAACGATGTACTGTTTACCGCCTTCATATTGAGGTGA
- a CDS encoding flagellar hook-length control protein FliK: MIKLPTSVNTVSADSGVDLTNGTGLVSGDGAASGQLSEAFLTLLGNRLLTLAKQGDGKATLPADAQKALAEKKPASELSQLLAAVQNPEAIDALLTPEKAKENLKLADDKEELKRDSLSAADQQSLQALFAMLPQTPLVQQAAKSNDVKLEGSGLGSLNSQSGNLNAALLAQQSVAPDGDAEKSSLSSGMPLAAAATTAAGSEEESPLSSFQNLMNETRQNEGTENKDNLPTHTLSALSAAMNSATAATAAPGASATAMTPVTSQINAQLGSPEWQQAVSQQVLMFSRNGQQNAELRLHPDDLGAIQISLKLDNDQAQLSMVSNHSQVRAALEAALPHLRTALAESGINLTQSNVSSDAFPQSQSFGSQQEPRRDQPQAGFPLASGSEDEVTPLAVPAALQARAAGSSAVDTFA, translated from the coding sequence ATGATTAAGTTGCCAACATCAGTGAATACCGTCAGCGCCGATAGCGGTGTCGACCTTACCAACGGCACCGGCCTTGTCAGCGGCGACGGCGCGGCTTCCGGCCAGCTGTCGGAGGCATTCCTGACGCTGCTCGGCAATCGTCTGCTGACGCTGGCGAAACAGGGCGATGGAAAAGCCACGCTGCCCGCTGATGCGCAAAAAGCGCTGGCAGAAAAAAAACCGGCAAGCGAGCTGAGCCAGCTGCTGGCCGCAGTGCAAAATCCTGAAGCAATTGATGCGCTGCTGACGCCGGAAAAGGCTAAAGAGAACCTTAAACTCGCCGATGATAAAGAAGAGCTGAAACGAGACAGTTTAAGCGCTGCCGATCAGCAATCTTTACAGGCGCTGTTTGCCATGCTGCCGCAAACGCCGCTGGTACAGCAGGCCGCAAAAAGTAATGACGTGAAACTCGAAGGTAGTGGCCTCGGCTCTCTCAATAGCCAAAGCGGCAACCTGAACGCAGCGCTGCTCGCGCAACAGTCTGTTGCCCCGGATGGTGATGCGGAGAAAAGCAGCCTGAGCAGCGGTATGCCGTTGGCTGCTGCCGCGACGACCGCTGCCGGTAGCGAGGAGGAATCTCCGCTTTCCAGCTTCCAGAATCTGATGAACGAAACGCGTCAGAATGAAGGCACAGAGAATAAAGACAATCTGCCGACGCATACGCTAAGCGCGCTGTCAGCAGCAATGAATAGCGCAACCGCCGCAACCGCCGCCCCTGGCGCTTCGGCAACGGCAATGACGCCGGTAACCTCGCAGATTAATGCGCAGCTGGGCAGTCCGGAGTGGCAGCAGGCGGTAAGCCAGCAGGTGCTGATGTTCAGTCGCAACGGGCAACAGAACGCCGAGCTGCGTCTGCATCCGGACGATTTAGGCGCGATCCAGATCAGCCTGAAGCTGGATAACGATCAGGCGCAGTTGAGTATGGTGTCAAACCATAGTCAGGTACGCGCTGCGCTGGAAGCCGCCCTGCCCCATCTGCGCACCGCGCTGGCAGAAAGCGGCATCAACCTGACGCAAAGCAACGTCAGCAGCGACGCTTTCCCGCAGAGCCAGAGTTTCGGCAGCCAGCAGGAACCGCGTCGCGACCAGCCTCAAGCTGGATTTCCGCTGGCATCAGGTAGCGAAGATGAAGTAACACCGCTGGCGGTCCCCGCCGCCTTACAGGCGCGGGCGGCGGGCAGTAGCGCAGTAGATACATTCGCCTGA
- the fliJ gene encoding flagellar export protein FliJ, with translation MAKPNSAMETLRDLAQKEVEDAAIRLGTMRRAQQQADEQLNMLLNYQDEYRHKLNNNMSTGIASSRWTNYHQFIQTLEKAIEQHRHQLTQCTQKVEQALDVWRNKQQRLHAWETLQARSQANELLQENRLDQKRMDEYAQRASLRKAND, from the coding sequence ATGGCTAAACCCAACAGTGCGATGGAAACCCTGCGCGACCTGGCGCAGAAAGAGGTGGAAGACGCAGCTATCCGGCTGGGCACGATGCGTCGTGCCCAACAGCAGGCGGATGAGCAGTTGAATATGCTGCTCAACTATCAGGATGAATATCGTCATAAGCTGAACAACAACATGTCGACCGGCATCGCCAGTTCGCGCTGGACTAACTATCACCAGTTTATTCAGACGCTGGAAAAAGCCATCGAACAGCATCGTCATCAGCTGACACAGTGTACGCAGAAAGTCGAGCAGGCGCTTGACGTCTGGCGCAACAAACAGCAGCGGCTGCACGCCTGGGAAACGCTTCAGGCTCGTTCGCAGGCCAATGAACTATTACAGGAAAACCGTCTCGATCAGAAACGGATGGATGAGTATGCCCAACGGGCATCTTTGAGGAAGGCTAATGATTAA
- the fliI gene encoding flagellar protein export ATPase FliI has protein sequence MTTRLSRWLGSLDAFEKRMAEVPEVRRYGRLTRATGLVLEATGLQLPLGATCVIERHDGKQVSEVESEVVGFNGQKLFLMPLEEVEGILPGARVFARVSGDNAQSGKQLMLGPQLLGRVLDGSGRPLDGLPAPETGYRAPLITPPFNPLQRTPITDVLDTGVRAINALLTVGRGQRMGLFAGSGVGKSVLLGMMARYTKADVIVVGLIGERGREVKDFIENILGTEGRARSVVIAAPADVSPLLRMQGAAYATRIAEDFRDRGQHVLLIMDSLTRYAMAQREIALAIGEPPATKGYPPSVFAKLPALVERAGNGIDGGGSITAFYTVLTEGDDQQDPIADSARAILDGHVVLSRRLAEAGHYPAIDIEASISRAMTALIDEAHYARVRQFKQLLSSYQRNRDLISVGAYAAGSDPMLDKAIKLWPMLESFLQQGIFEQSRYDDACLHLQAIFG, from the coding sequence ATGACGACTCGTCTTTCACGCTGGCTGGGTTCACTGGATGCGTTTGAAAAACGCATGGCGGAAGTGCCTGAGGTACGCCGCTATGGTCGCCTGACGCGCGCCACCGGTCTGGTACTGGAGGCGACCGGCCTGCAGTTGCCGCTGGGAGCGACCTGCGTTATTGAACGTCATGACGGTAAACAGGTTTCTGAAGTTGAAAGCGAAGTGGTTGGCTTCAACGGTCAGAAACTCTTTTTGATGCCGCTGGAAGAAGTGGAAGGCATTTTGCCCGGTGCGCGCGTATTCGCCCGCGTCAGTGGCGATAACGCGCAGAGCGGGAAACAGCTGATGCTGGGTCCTCAGCTGCTCGGTCGCGTGCTGGACGGCAGCGGTCGTCCGCTGGACGGTCTGCCCGCACCGGAAACCGGCTACCGCGCCCCCTTGATTACCCCACCCTTTAACCCGCTGCAGCGCACACCGATTACCGACGTGCTGGATACCGGCGTACGCGCGATCAATGCGCTGCTGACGGTAGGCCGCGGTCAGCGTATGGGCCTGTTTGCCGGTTCCGGCGTGGGTAAATCGGTGCTGCTCGGCATGATGGCGCGCTATACCAAAGCCGATGTGATTGTGGTCGGTCTGATTGGCGAGCGTGGCCGTGAAGTTAAAGATTTTATTGAAAATATTCTTGGCACCGAAGGGCGCGCGCGCTCGGTGGTGATTGCTGCTCCGGCGGATGTATCTCCGCTGCTGCGTATGCAGGGCGCGGCCTATGCCACGCGCATCGCTGAAGATTTCCGCGATCGCGGTCAGCACGTGCTGTTGATTATGGATTCATTAACGCGCTATGCCATGGCGCAGCGTGAAATTGCGCTGGCAATCGGCGAGCCGCCGGCGACTAAAGGCTATCCGCCTTCGGTTTTCGCCAAGCTGCCTGCGCTGGTAGAACGCGCCGGGAACGGCATCGATGGCGGCGGTTCGATTACCGCTTTCTATACCGTATTAACCGAAGGCGATGACCAGCAGGATCCGATCGCTGACTCCGCGCGCGCCATTCTTGACGGCCACGTGGTGCTGTCGCGGCGGCTGGCGGAAGCGGGCCACTATCCGGCTATCGATATCGAAGCCTCAATCAGTCGTGCGATGACCGCGCTGATCGATGAAGCGCACTATGCGCGCGTGCGCCAGTTTAAACAGTTGCTCTCCAGCTATCAGCGCAACCGCGATCTGATTAGCGTCGGCGCCTATGCAGCCGGGAGCGATCCAATGCTGGATAAGGCAATCAAACTGTGGCCAATGCTGGAATCCTTTTTGCAACAGGGCATCTTCGAGCAGAGCCGCTATGACGATGCCTGCCTGCATCTCCAGGCAATTTTTGGTTGA
- the fliH gene encoding flagellar assembly protein FliH yields the protein MSDAFSSRPWQRWQPDDLTRFDQPVAEPQAEPDFAFDTSEESEAFSPQSQLEQMQTQARLDAHAQGYAEGQQKGFNEGRQAGFDAGFQQGLAEAQQQQAPVQARMQQLVTEFQHTLEALDSVIASRLLQLALEAARQVIGQATAVDGSALLRQIQQMIQQEPMFSGKPQLRVHPDDLQRVEQTLGPTLDLHGWRLLADSSLHPGGCKLSAEDGDLDASVATRWHELCRLAAPGEL from the coding sequence ATGTCTGATGCCTTTTCTTCCCGTCCGTGGCAGCGCTGGCAGCCTGACGATCTAACGCGTTTTGATCAGCCTGTCGCTGAGCCGCAGGCCGAGCCCGACTTCGCCTTCGACACCAGCGAAGAAAGCGAAGCCTTTTCGCCGCAGTCGCAGCTGGAGCAGATGCAGACCCAGGCACGCCTTGACGCCCATGCGCAAGGCTATGCCGAAGGCCAGCAGAAAGGCTTTAATGAAGGCAGGCAGGCGGGTTTTGATGCGGGTTTTCAGCAGGGACTGGCGGAAGCTCAGCAGCAGCAGGCACCGGTTCAGGCGCGCATGCAGCAGCTGGTAACCGAATTTCAGCATACGCTGGAAGCGCTGGACAGCGTCATCGCCTCACGTCTGCTGCAGCTGGCGCTGGAAGCGGCGCGGCAGGTTATCGGCCAGGCGACGGCAGTCGACGGCTCTGCTCTGCTGCGTCAGATTCAGCAGATGATCCAGCAGGAACCTATGTTCAGTGGCAAGCCGCAGCTGCGGGTTCATCCTGACGATCTGCAGCGCGTGGAACAAACGCTTGGCCCAACGCTCGATCTGCATGGCTGGCGCCTGCTGGCTGACAGCTCGCTGCATCCGGGCGGCTGCAAACTGAGCGCGGAAGATGGCGATCTGGACGCCAGCGTGGCGACACGCTGGCATGAACTGTGTCGCCTGGCGGCACCGGGAGAGCTGTAA
- the fliG gene encoding flagellar motor switch protein FliG — protein MSLTGTEKSAVLLMTIGEDRAAEVFKHLSTREVQHLSAAMANMNQVSHQQLADVLREFETDAEQFAALSLNSNEYLRSVLIKALGEERASTLLEDILETRETTSGMETLNFMEPQSAADLIRDEHPQIIATILVHLKRSQAADILAQFDDRLRHDVMLRIATFGGVQPAALAELTEVLNSLLDGQNLKRAKMGGVRTAAEIINLMKTQQEEAVMEAVREFDGELAQKIVDEMFLFENLVDVDDRSIQRLLQEVESESLLVALKGADQPLREKFLKNMSQRAADILRDDLANRGPVRMSMVENEQKAILLIVRRLAESGEMVIGGGEETYV, from the coding sequence ATGAGTCTGACCGGTACTGAAAAAAGCGCCGTCCTGCTGATGACGATCGGTGAAGACCGTGCCGCTGAGGTGTTCAAGCACCTCAGCACACGGGAAGTGCAGCACCTGAGCGCAGCCATGGCCAATATGAATCAGGTTTCTCACCAGCAGTTGGCCGACGTGCTACGTGAGTTCGAGACGGATGCCGAGCAGTTCGCGGCGCTGAGCCTGAACTCCAACGAATATCTGCGTTCGGTGCTGATCAAAGCGCTGGGCGAAGAGCGTGCTTCAACGCTGCTGGAAGATATTCTGGAAACGCGCGAAACCACCAGCGGTATGGAAACGCTCAACTTTATGGAGCCGCAGTCGGCTGCCGATTTGATCCGCGACGAACACCCGCAGATCATCGCCACCATCCTGGTCCATCTCAAGCGTTCACAGGCGGCGGATATCCTGGCTCAGTTCGACGATCGTCTGCGTCACGACGTGATGCTGCGTATCGCCACCTTCGGCGGCGTGCAGCCAGCGGCGCTGGCGGAGCTGACCGAAGTGCTCAACTCGCTGCTGGATGGTCAAAACCTCAAGCGTGCGAAGATGGGCGGCGTAAGAACCGCAGCGGAAATCATCAACCTGATGAAAACGCAGCAGGAAGAAGCTGTTATGGAAGCGGTACGCGAGTTCGATGGCGAACTGGCGCAGAAAATTGTCGACGAAATGTTCCTGTTCGAAAACCTGGTGGATGTGGACGACCGCAGCATTCAACGCCTGCTGCAGGAAGTGGAATCCGAATCGCTGCTGGTTGCACTGAAGGGCGCCGATCAGCCGCTGCGCGAGAAGTTCCTCAAGAATATGTCGCAGCGTGCTGCCGATATTCTGCGCGACGACCTCGCCAACCGTGGCCCGGTACGTATGTCGATGGTAGAAAACGAACAGAAAGCGATCCTGCTTATCGTGCGTCGTCTGGCGGAAAGCGGCGAAATGGTAATTGGCGGTGGCGAGGAAACCTATGTCTGA
- the fliF gene encoding flagellar basal-body MS-ring/collar protein FliF — protein sequence MVMNATATQETTNKKGLNDLVARLRANPRIPLIIAAAAATAIIVAMVLWAKAPAYSVLYNNLSDEDGGAIVTQLTQMNIPYRFEDKGGALMVPAEKVHELRLRLAQQGLPKGGAVGFELLDKEKFGISQFSEQVNYQRALEGELSRTIESLGPVKRARVHLAMPKPTLFVREQKSPSASVTLNLQPGRAMDEGQINAIVHMVSSSVAGLPPGNVTVVDQSGRLLTRSDAAGRDLNDAQLKYATEVESRYQQRIEAILAPIVGSGNVHAQVTAQIDFDTREQTEEQYKPNTDPVNAAVRSRQSSSNEQIGGQYPGGVPGALSNQPAPANSAPIETPKANANANANAANPAAAAANTTATTAAARPVPSNTHHDETTNYELDRTIRHTKMNVGGVKRLSVAVVVNYRADDKGKAVALNEKQLKQIEDLTREAMGFSSDRGDSINVVNSQFTQTEDTVSELPFWQQQSFFEQMMNAGRWLLVALVAFILYRKLVRPHLLRKQEQTKQAAEQAAALEQQRKEQEAFSVSLSKDDQEQERKSKHRVSAEVMSQRIRDMSENDPRVVALVIRQWMSNEL from the coding sequence ATGGTCATGAATGCAACCGCAACTCAGGAAACAACAAATAAGAAAGGCTTAAATGACCTTGTTGCTCGCCTGCGCGCCAATCCGCGGATCCCGCTGATAATCGCAGCCGCCGCCGCTACTGCCATCATTGTTGCGATGGTACTGTGGGCAAAAGCACCGGCTTATAGCGTCCTTTATAATAACCTTTCAGATGAGGATGGCGGCGCAATCGTGACGCAGCTGACTCAGATGAATATCCCTTACCGCTTCGAAGATAAAGGCGGCGCCCTGATGGTGCCGGCAGAAAAGGTACATGAGCTGCGCCTGCGTCTCGCTCAGCAGGGGCTGCCGAAAGGCGGCGCCGTGGGCTTTGAACTGCTGGATAAAGAGAAGTTCGGTATCAGTCAGTTCAGCGAGCAGGTGAATTACCAGCGTGCGCTGGAAGGCGAGCTGTCACGCACCATTGAATCACTCGGTCCGGTAAAACGCGCCCGTGTACACCTGGCGATGCCGAAACCAACGCTGTTCGTTCGCGAACAGAAATCCCCTTCCGCCTCCGTCACGCTGAACCTGCAACCGGGTCGTGCGATGGATGAAGGTCAAATCAACGCTATCGTTCATATGGTTTCCAGCAGCGTGGCCGGTCTCCCGCCGGGCAACGTCACGGTTGTCGATCAAAGTGGTCGCCTGCTGACGCGCTCCGACGCAGCCGGTCGTGACCTGAACGATGCCCAGCTGAAATACGCAACCGAAGTAGAAAGCCGTTATCAGCAGCGCATTGAAGCGATCCTTGCGCCGATCGTCGGCAGCGGCAATGTACACGCGCAGGTCACCGCCCAGATCGATTTCGATACGCGTGAACAAACAGAAGAGCAATACAAACCAAATACCGATCCGGTCAATGCCGCTGTTCGCTCACGTCAGAGCAGCAGCAACGAGCAGATTGGCGGCCAGTATCCTGGCGGCGTACCGGGTGCGCTCTCTAATCAGCCTGCGCCTGCGAACAGCGCGCCGATCGAAACGCCAAAAGCTAATGCTAATGCTAATGCTAATGCAGCGAATCCGGCTGCGGCTGCGGCTAATACAACGGCCACCACCGCTGCTGCGCGTCCGGTGCCGTCTAATACGCATCACGATGAAACCACCAACTATGAGCTGGATCGCACCATTCGTCATACCAAGATGAATGTGGGCGGCGTGAAACGCCTGTCGGTTGCTGTAGTAGTGAACTACCGCGCCGATGATAAAGGCAAGGCGGTGGCGCTGAATGAGAAACAGCTGAAACAGATTGAAGATCTGACGCGTGAAGCAATGGGCTTTTCCAGCGATCGTGGCGACAGCATCAACGTGGTCAACTCGCAGTTTACCCAGACAGAGGATACCGTCAGCGAACTTCCGTTCTGGCAGCAGCAGTCCTTCTTCGAACAGATGATGAACGCGGGACGCTGGTTACTGGTTGCTCTGGTTGCCTTCATCCTCTACCGCAAACTGGTTCGTCCGCACCTGCTGCGTAAACAGGAGCAGACCAAACAGGCGGCTGAACAAGCGGCAGCGCTGGAACAGCAACGTAAGGAACAAGAAGCCTTCTCTGTTTCGCTCAGCAAAGACGATCAGGAGCAGGAACGTAAATCTAAACATCGCGTCAGCGCCGAAGTCATGAGCCAGCGCATCCGCGATATGTCTGAAAACGATCCACGCGTTGTAGCGCTGGTAATTCGCCAATGGATGAGTAACGAACTATGA
- the fliE gene encoding flagellar hook-basal body complex protein FliE, which translates to MAIQGIESVIQQLQLGSLQASNRNTDSVAQADFSAQMKAALDKISETQNHARAQAQDFTMGKPGIALNDVMIDLQKSSVSMQMGIQVRNKLVSAYQEIMNMQV; encoded by the coding sequence ATGGCAATCCAGGGGATAGAAAGCGTGATTCAGCAGCTGCAGCTTGGTTCGCTGCAGGCCAGTAACAGAAACACTGACAGCGTGGCGCAGGCTGATTTTTCCGCGCAGATGAAAGCGGCGCTGGATAAGATCAGTGAAACGCAAAACCACGCGCGTGCGCAGGCACAGGACTTTACGATGGGTAAACCGGGTATCGCGCTGAACGACGTAATGATCGATCTGCAGAAATCATCGGTTTCCATGCAGATGGGCATTCAGGTGCGTAATAAGCTGGTATCAGCTTACCAGGAAATCATGAATATGCAGGTGTAG
- a CDS encoding tyrosine-type recombinase/integrase: MAKYPTGVEPNGGNLRIWFAYQGVRRRESLGVPDTPKNRKMAGELRANVMYQIKTGTFNYQESFPDSPLFRHSHTQESEITMGQLAARWLKLKEPEIAHSTYCTYERRVRKTIEMLGPDRAVGSVKSEDLLNLRRELLTGPQLPGRMHSVEKQGRSVATVNGCMTDLSALFKFAFDNGYIPRNPMASIAPLKKDHKKPDPLTRDEFARVIEKCANRQVANLWSLAVLTGLRHGELCALAWEDIDLKAGYLKVCRNLTNEGRFTPPKTRTSTNRIVCLIDSAIEVLKDQMELTRMNKPVDIEVHMREFQKKEQEQCTFVFNPGIYAINSLAGNYYAVASLGQTWKSALRRAGVRHRKAYQSRHTYACWSLSAGANPNFVANQMGHANSQMVYQVYGAWMPENNNEQVSLLNSKLNEFVLHMPYRRTASQGI; the protein is encoded by the coding sequence ATGGCAAAGTATCCAACGGGCGTTGAGCCCAATGGCGGGAATCTGCGCATATGGTTCGCATATCAGGGCGTCAGGCGAAGGGAGTCGCTTGGCGTTCCAGACACGCCAAAGAACAGAAAAATGGCCGGAGAGTTACGGGCCAATGTGATGTACCAGATTAAAACAGGGACGTTTAACTATCAGGAAAGCTTTCCCGATTCTCCACTCTTCAGACATTCGCACACACAGGAAAGCGAAATAACCATGGGTCAGCTGGCAGCCCGCTGGTTAAAGTTAAAGGAACCAGAAATTGCACACAGCACATACTGTACGTATGAACGCCGGGTAAGAAAGACGATTGAGATGCTTGGACCTGACCGGGCGGTAGGCTCAGTAAAAAGCGAGGATTTACTGAATCTCAGGAGAGAGCTTCTAACCGGTCCACAACTTCCGGGCAGAATGCATTCAGTAGAGAAACAGGGGCGATCGGTTGCCACCGTAAACGGATGCATGACAGACCTGTCTGCACTGTTTAAGTTTGCCTTTGATAATGGCTACATACCCCGCAATCCTATGGCAAGTATCGCACCACTTAAGAAGGACCATAAGAAACCAGATCCACTTACCCGCGATGAGTTTGCCCGAGTCATTGAGAAATGTGCAAACCGTCAGGTTGCCAACTTATGGAGCCTGGCTGTTTTAACCGGATTGCGCCACGGCGAGTTATGCGCACTCGCATGGGAAGATATCGATTTGAAGGCCGGTTATCTGAAGGTGTGCCGTAACCTGACCAATGAAGGCCGGTTTACTCCACCGAAAACCAGAACCAGTACCAACCGCATCGTTTGTCTTATCGATAGTGCGATAGAAGTCCTTAAAGACCAGATGGAACTGACCCGCATGAACAAGCCCGTCGATATCGAAGTTCATATGCGTGAGTTCCAGAAAAAGGAGCAGGAGCAATGCACCTTTGTCTTTAATCCAGGCATCTACGCAATAAACAGTCTGGCCGGAAACTATTACGCAGTGGCCTCTTTAGGGCAGACATGGAAATCAGCGCTCAGACGTGCCGGGGTGAGACACCGGAAGGCATATCAGTCTCGTCACACCTATGCATGCTGGTCATTGTCTGCCGGAGCCAACCCAAACTTTGTGGCAAACCAAATGGGGCATGCGAATTCCCAAATGGTTTACCAGGTATATGGGGCGTGGATGCCGGAGAATAACAACGAGCAAGTTAGTCTTCTGAACTCAAAGCTGAATGAATTTGTCCTACATATGCCCTACAGGAGAACAGCAAGCCAAGGTATTTAA